A window of the Lolium perenne isolate Kyuss_39 chromosome 7, Kyuss_2.0, whole genome shotgun sequence genome harbors these coding sequences:
- the LOC127315545 gene encoding uncharacterized mitochondrial protein AtMg00810-like: MQNGRIIRQLTDSLCAEFALKDLGPLHYFLGIEVVRRADGFFLHQRKYDHELLERAGMLNCNPAPTPVDTKAKLSASDGSLASDAPFYRSIVGALQYLTLTRPELQYAVQHVCLHMHAPRDAHWAAVKRILRYVGGTMGYGLSLHASPSTSTDLVAYSDAEWAGCPDTRRSTSGYCVYLGSSLVSWSSKRQPTVSRSSAEAEYRAVANAVAECTWYGAFRSRYRLFYDFDFPSVSSWQMCPNIKVMVSYQDCG, from the exons atgcaaaatggacgtatcattcGACAGCTCACCGACAGTCTTTGCGCTGAGTTCGCTTTGAAGGACCTTGGCCCGctccactacttcctcggcatcgaggttgtCCGACGTGCGGACGGGTTCTTCCTTCATCAGCGGAAGTACGACCACGAGCTTCTCGAGCGTGCCGGGATGCTTAACTGCAACCCTGCGCCTACTCCTGTCGACACGAAGGCCAAGCTCTCCGCCAGTGATGGGTCGCTGGCGTCCGACGCGCCGTTCTACCGCTCCATCGTTGGTGCTCTCCAGTACTTGACGTTGACGCGACCGGAGCTCCAGTATGCTGTGCAGCACGTGTGCTTGCACATGCATGCTCCTCGGGATGCTCATTGGGCCGCGGTGAAGCGGATTCTACGCTACGTCGGTGGTACCATGGGCTACGGCTTGTCGTTGCATGCTTCCCCCTCGACGTCGACCGACCtcgtcgcctactcggacgcGGAATGGGCGGGATGCCCGGACACGCGGCGCTCCACCAGCGGCTACTGCGTGTACCTCGGCTCGTCGCTCGTCTCTTGGTCCTCCAAGAGGCAGCCCACCGTGTCTCGCTCCAGTGCTGAGGCCGAGTACCGCGCCGTGGCCAACGCGGTGGCCGAGTGCAC ATGGTATGGAGCTTTCCGCTCCAGATATAGACTATTTTACGACTTCGACTTCCCATCGGTCTCCAGCTGGCAAATGTGCCCAAATATCAAAGTCATGGTCAGCTATCAAGATTGTGGCTGA